The following are encoded together in the Anopheles nili chromosome 3, idAnoNiliSN_F5_01, whole genome shotgun sequence genome:
- the LOC128727552 gene encoding probable chitinase 2 — translation MLPMSDQFSRLVGWLRLPTLLLLLLLVGFGSGAIVTDHDRVVTCYISTWAVYRTGSASYNLDAFDPTLCTHAIYAFAGLDVEKNAIKSLDAWQDLKDNYGKGGYEKLTSMRAKHPHLKVLLAIGGWNEGSENYSNLAANPERRQAFVKNALDFIKQYGFDGLDLDWEYPTQRGGKPEDRENFVALVRELSQLFRKNNLLLTSAIGAGKDTIDSAYEVKALSKYLDFLHIMCYDYNGSWDGRIGPNAPLTSRDFLNVEYSIEHLLELGAPASKLVLGLPFYGRTFVSTVAKARLGDSADKTGFPGPATKENGFMGYNEVCEELKSNPNDWTLEWDATASEMVATKSNGTVSQVVVYDSTRSIANKVRFAVRQKLAGLMVWSVDTDDFNGLCAPESDTYKDFGDRDRVALTIPPAINGKYPLLKTISNAIVVASEELTQENIIPSEPDEVPTAGGTTTGPSGATISFISSWLLGMVLLLATIATARML, via the exons ATGCTACCGATGTCGGACCAATTTTCCCGATTGGTTGGATGGTTAAGGTTGCCGACTTTACTGTTACTGTTGTTGCTCGTCGGTTTTGGGAGTGGTGCCATAG TGACCGACCACGATCGGGTAGTAACGTGCTACATCTCCACGTGGGCCGTTTATCGTACCGGTAGCGCATCCTACAACCTGGATGCGTTCGATCCGACCCTCTGCACTCATGCCATCTACGCATTTGCCGGTCtggatgtggaaaaaaatgccatcaaaTCGCTAG ATGCTTGGCAGGATCTCAAGGATAACTATGGCAAGGGAGGTTACGAAAAGCTGACGAGTATGCGTGCAAAACATCCCCATCTGAAGGTGCTACTAGCGATAGGTGGCTGGAATGAAGGCTCGGAAAATTACTCCAACCTGGCAGCTAATCCCGAACGGCGACAGGCCTTCGTTAAGAATGCGCTCGATTTCATCAA ACAATACGGCTTTGATGGACTCGACCTGGACTGGGAGTACCCGACGCAACGCGGCGGAAAGCCGGAAGATCGCGAAAACTTCGTCGCACTCGTGCGCGAGCTCAGCCAGCTCTTCCGGAAAAACAACCTTCTGCTTACATCCGCTATCGGCGCCGGGAAGGACACGATCGACTCGGCATACGAAGTGAAGGCCCTCTCTAAGTACCTCGACTTCCTGCACATCATGTGCTACGACTACAACGGCAGCTGGGATGGCCGGATTGGACCTAACGCGCCCCTCACCAGCCGTGATTTCCTCAACGTCGAGTACTCGATCGAGCATCTACTCGAACTCGGCGCACCAGCCAGCAAGCTCGTGCTGGGTCTGCCCTTCTACGGGCGCACGTTTGTCAGTACTGTAGCTAAAGCGAGGCTCGGCGACTCCGCGGACAAGACCGGGTTCCCTGGGCCAGCAACGAAGGAGAACGGCTTCATGGGCTACAATGAGGTGTGCGAGGAACTGAAGAGTAATCCTAACGATTGGACGCTCGAGTGGGACGCGACCGCTTCAGAGATGGTGGCGACCAAGTCTAATGGCACCGTCTCGCAGGTCGTCGTATACGACAGCACTCGCTCGATCGCCAATAAGGTACGTTTCGCCGTGAGGCAGAAGCTGGCCGGGCTGATGGTGTGGTCGGTCGATACGGACGATTTCAACGGGTTGTGTGCTCCGGAATCGGACACCTACAAGGACTtcggtgatcgcgatcgtgtggCGCTCACGATCCCGCCAGCGATCAATGGGAAGTATCCGCTTTTGAAGACTATCAGCAACGCCATTGTCGTCGCGTCAGAAGAGTTGACGCAGGAGAACATCATTCCTAGTGAGCCAGATGAGGTACCAACGGCCGGAGGAACAACCACGGGTCCATCGGGAGCTACGATATCGTTCATTTCCAGCTGGCTGTTAGGGATGGTACTGCTGCTCGCAACGATTGCAACCGCCCGAATGCTTTAA